A single genomic interval of Saccharothrix saharensis harbors:
- the metK gene encoding methionine adenosyltransferase, translating to MLEHGRLFTSESVTEGHPDKMCDAISDSILDALLAKDPRSRVAVETMVTTGQVHVAGEVTTEAYADIPSIVRDKIVEIGYDSSAKGFDGYSCGVNVAIGSQSPDIAQGVDTAFEKRVEGAEDEIAKQGAGDQGLMFGYACTDTPELMPLPIALAHRLSRRLTAVRKDGTVPYLRPDGKTQVTIEYAGDQPVRLDTVVVSTQHADGIDLEKLLGVDVRRHVVAPEVDALGLDTTDVRLLVNPTGRFVIGGPMGDAGLTGRKIIVDTYGGMARHGGGAFSGKDPSKVDRSAAYAMRWVAKNAVAAGLATRIEVQVAYAIGKAAPVGLFVETFGTETVDPTKIQQAIGEVFDLRPAAIIRDLDLLRPIYGPTAAYGHFGRTDVELPWESTDRADALRADAGA from the coding sequence ATGCTCGAGCACGGCAGGCTGTTCACCAGTGAGTCGGTCACGGAGGGGCATCCGGACAAGATGTGCGACGCGATCAGCGATTCGATCCTCGACGCGTTGCTGGCCAAGGACCCGCGGTCGCGCGTCGCGGTGGAGACCATGGTCACCACGGGCCAGGTGCACGTGGCGGGCGAGGTCACGACCGAGGCCTACGCGGACATCCCGTCGATCGTGCGGGACAAGATCGTCGAGATCGGCTACGACTCGTCGGCCAAGGGCTTCGACGGTTACTCGTGCGGTGTGAACGTGGCGATCGGTTCGCAGTCGCCCGACATCGCGCAGGGTGTGGACACCGCGTTCGAGAAGCGGGTCGAGGGCGCCGAGGACGAGATCGCCAAGCAGGGCGCGGGTGACCAGGGCCTGATGTTCGGCTATGCCTGCACCGACACCCCCGAGCTGATGCCGTTGCCGATCGCGTTGGCGCACCGGTTGTCGCGCCGGTTGACCGCGGTGCGCAAGGATGGCACGGTGCCGTACCTGCGGCCGGACGGCAAGACGCAGGTGACGATCGAGTACGCGGGTGACCAGCCGGTGCGGTTGGACACGGTGGTGGTGTCGACGCAGCACGCGGACGGCATCGACCTGGAGAAGCTGCTGGGTGTGGACGTCCGGCGGCACGTGGTGGCGCCCGAGGTCGACGCGCTGGGTCTGGACACCACCGACGTGCGGTTGCTGGTCAACCCGACGGGTCGGTTCGTGATCGGTGGTCCGATGGGTGACGCGGGCCTGACCGGCCGCAAGATCATCGTGGACACCTACGGCGGTATGGCGCGGCACGGTGGTGGCGCGTTCTCGGGCAAGGACCCGTCGAAGGTGGACCGGTCGGCGGCGTACGCGATGCGCTGGGTGGCGAAGAACGCGGTGGCCGCGGGTCTGGCCACGCGGATCGAGGTGCAGGTGGCGTACGCGATCGGCAAGGCGGCTCCGGTGGGTCTGTTCGTGGAGACCTTCGGCACCGAGACCGTGGACCCGACGAAGATCCAGCAGGCGATCGGCGAGGTGTTCGACCTGCGTCCGGCCGCGATCATCCGCGACCTGGACCTGCTGCGCCCGATCTACGGCCCGACCGCCGCGTACGGCCACTTCGGCCGCACGGACGTCGAGCTGCCGTGGGAGAGCACCGACCGCGCCGACGCCCTGCGCGCCGACGCCGGCGCCTGA
- a CDS encoding enoyl-CoA hydratase/isomerase family protein, producing the protein MQATHVEVGRHDRVRVLRLNHGKANTLTPEVCRELTATLGTAAAEGDAVVLTGAGAMFSAGIDLHHLLADTGRIGEFRTALVESFAALFHHPHPTIAAVNGNAVGGGAIYAAACDYRIMGRGRGRIGTPELHGGIPFPDLGIEILRHSVSPGVLVELALRGALYSADQARSIGLVNEVVDPDQLLDAALTTARAMRQAPGALYSWTKRQLRGDADRPGVTAVWDDDAVLASITSYVEGLRFGGLT; encoded by the coding sequence ATGCAGGCCACGCACGTCGAGGTGGGGCGGCACGATCGTGTCCGCGTGCTGCGGCTGAACCACGGCAAGGCCAACACGTTGACCCCCGAGGTCTGCCGGGAACTCACCGCCACGCTGGGAACCGCCGCGGCCGAAGGGGACGCGGTGGTGTTGACCGGTGCCGGGGCGATGTTCAGCGCGGGCATCGACCTGCACCACCTGTTGGCCGACACCGGCCGCATCGGCGAGTTCCGCACAGCACTGGTGGAGAGCTTCGCGGCGCTGTTCCACCATCCTCACCCGACGATCGCGGCGGTGAACGGCAACGCGGTAGGTGGTGGGGCGATCTACGCCGCAGCGTGCGACTACCGCATCATGGGCCGGGGCCGCGGCCGCATCGGCACGCCGGAGCTGCACGGGGGCATCCCGTTCCCCGACCTCGGCATTGAGATACTTCGGCATTCCGTAAGCCCCGGGGTGCTGGTCGAACTGGCCCTGCGAGGCGCTCTGTACAGCGCTGACCAGGCACGATCCATCGGTCTGGTCAACGAAGTGGTGGACCCGGACCAGCTGCTGGACGCCGCTCTCACGACGGCACGCGCGATGCGGCAAGCACCGGGCGCTCTGTACTCGTGGACCAAGCGGCAGTTGCGTGGTGACGCGGACCGGCCGGGTGTGACGGCGGTGTGGGACGACGACGCGGTCCTCGCGAGCATCACTTCCTACGTGGAAGGCCTGCGCTTCGGCGGCTTGACTTGA